From one Choloepus didactylus isolate mChoDid1 chromosome 24, mChoDid1.pri, whole genome shotgun sequence genomic stretch:
- the LOC119519930 gene encoding olfactory receptor 6F1-like produces MCTEAYLRETGKAGSKSTTYFFLKNVSFLDICYTSVTIPKALMTSLMHSRVIYYLECLVQLHRFFTFGSTECFLLTSMVYDQCLATYMSLFYASKVSQRLCAELVIMAWVAGAIYSALHTHKTFYFPFCGHNVVEYFFCDILLFMRLSCTNIHTNEEVGFAISSSVIMSYFALTVHSYVFISTIALLCLHHLHNCSDTLCG; encoded by the coding sequence GGAAAGCTGGCTCCAAATCTACCACGTATTTTTTCCTGAAGAATGTGTCTTTTCTGGACATATGTTATACCTCTGTCACTATCCCCAAAGCCCTGATGACCTCACTCATGCATTCTAGGGTCATTTACTACCTGGAGTGTTTAGTTCAGCTTCATAGGTTTTTTACATTTGGTTCTACTGAATGCTTTCTGCTCACATCCATGGTCTATGACCAGTGTTTGGCCACTTACATGTCCCTGTTCTATGCATCCAAGGTGAGTCAAAGACTTTGTGCTGAATTGGTAATCATGGCTTGGGTGGCTGGGGCCATATACTCAGCCCTCCACACCCACAAAACCTTCTACTTCCCCTTCTGTGGGCACAATGttgttgaatatttcttctgtgacATTCTTCTGTTCATGAGACTTTCCTGCACCAATATCCACACCAATGAGGAAGTAGGTTTTGCCATTAGTAGCAGTGTCATCATGAGTTATTTTGCCCTCACAGTCCACTCCTATGTCTTCATCTCCACAATTGCTCTCCTATGCCTTCATCATCTCCACAATTGCTCAGATACCTTATGTGGATGA